A region from the Anomalospiza imberbis isolate Cuckoo-Finch-1a 21T00152 chromosome 23, ASM3175350v1, whole genome shotgun sequence genome encodes:
- the C23H1orf167 gene encoding uncharacterized protein C1orf167 homolog isoform X3, translated as MMCATSSNSSTEWSSVNNCELLSLVCLQITKNSWSLKVNEQSFWHFCDKQILTRCFQAWRRHILWKRAATQLYRHQLLQKGFGALQWTVHQRRTQLEVAQQRRASTLLAASFQRWKEAMAKQSKKEALQPEPYSYTQSSSAGILGAGRLGTMTTSAQHQLATGYSKEVEQAHRMEGELWMQLRHGQRGDEFCWRAEAIRDMRRLAAAFRLWRLQKELLSKEEARLLEARALLEKKKLRNIFWMWHSQSLEMKDILTMTTQIQRNLVSRCFSTWKETVEQKALDRCNLAHLRAVSLRKHFQQWVEMLQVRGGDKQAVVNLFLLRWRQHYGAVVSSVADKTVTKRHEGQTSWTGERQFLEKTLYSFDDFCQKLKLQRVYLLWKTRLCEHHKADSFSQTLEQCKLRKTLKLWHQKYLMLKTIEQSSKHLHSAVYEEPLAMLFPEDLSTSSGFDSSAPATLTSQSSLEKECSLSDSSQHDFSSLLTAEDVTHVSCHSSFLQLHQCTELPAELGGEPCLQTSFPGSGRNWFVGNQFQSSVLQSPDNNSQPLTSYSVWEEGCSSDKEVKSCWQQAEKYCLQRCFIVWSARTRHHVKAQQYCRRIRLARAFLSWHHWVMENKNQKAAAALKHGVHCCQMAFNLWKRRLAQKVEVDRRFRCHVHQMTADALWRWHSCWQRKHALEELQQQWAWHNCQEKKRLVLQTWYDQTKKQKYAVLFWECLLLHRCLVTWAQVTACKLRQHEALSYFKRVREHRLLVVSFIKWRDKLWRAEQVPGGRNHKWQEPSPGKACHRWRVATRGQQALHLGSVATVKQACNFWTRAAAFSQCLRQRSTPIGVRKSRKMSLSWPTKSRRGREDSAPSGLFPSAIQHWLVIYRSQKRDERLLERPDVVAPSRAHAGIQENTAELDLEEWAKKWLGRKYLKWWHHTVVLRQCLHDRKLLCLARGWHQWREASRVVILAQVLDQQRLIENAWRVWRRSYLQSCVVQKLLEEEARSLLSQAFGRWWQLTAFQCKDKGSC; from the exons ATGATGTGTGCCACAAGCTCAAATTCTTCAACAGAGTGGAGCAGCGTGAATAATTGTGAATTACTGTCTCTTGTGTGTTTGCAGATCACAAAGAACAGCTGGTCATTGAAGGTGAATGAGCAAAG tttCTGGCACTTTTGTGACAAACAAATCCTAACAAGGTGTTTCCAAGCCTGGAGGAGACATATCCTTTGGAAGAGGGCAGCCACTCAGCTTTACAGACACCAGCTGCTTCAGAAGGGCTTTGGTGCTCTGCAGTGGACTGTGCACCAAAGGAGGACACAATTGGAGGTGGCCCAGCAGAGACGTGCTTCAACTCTGCTAGCTGCCAGCTTCCAGAGG TGGAAGGAAGCTATGGCAAAACAGAGCAAGAAGGAAGCTCTGCAGCCTGAGCCTTACTCCTATACCCAAAGTTCATCAGCGGGGATTTTAGGAGCAGGAAGATTAGGCACTATGACAACCTCAGCTCAGCATCAGCTTGCAACAGGATACTCAAAGGAAGTGGAGCAGGCTCATAG GATGGAGGGAGAACTGTGGATGCAGCTTCGTCATGGGCAGAGAGGAGATGAGTTCTGCTGGAGAGCTGAAGCAATCAGAGACATGAGACGGCTGGCTG CAGCTTTCAGACTGTGGCGcctgcagaaggagctgctgaGCAAAGAGGAAGCCAGGCTTTTGGAAGCACGTGCTCTGCTGGAAAAGAAGAAGCTACGAAACATTTTCTGGATGTGGCATTCCCAAAGCTTGGAAATGAAAGACATTCTCACAATGACAACTCAAATCCAAAGAAACCTGGTCTCCCG GTGCTTCAGTACATGGAAGGAGACTGTTGAGCAGAAGGCACTTGACAGGTGCAACCTGGCCCATCTCAGAGCAGTATCACTGAGGAAGCACTTCCAGCAGTGGGTTGAGATGCTGCAGGTCAGAGGAGGTGATAAGCAGGCAGTGGTGAACCTCTTCCTCCTACGATGGAGGCAGCATTATG GAGCAGTTGTGAGCTCAGTAGCTGACAAGACTGTGACAAAGAGGCATGAAGGTCAGACATCATGGACTGGAGAGAGACAGTTTCTGGAAAAAACACTCTATTCTTTTGATGACTTCTGCCAAAAACTGAAGCTGCAGAGAGTATATCTGCTGTGGAAAACAAGGCTGTGTGAGCATCACAAGGCTGA TTCTTTCTCTCAGACTTTGGAACAGTGTAAACTCAGAAAAACTCTGAAATTATGGCACCAAAAGTATCTCATGCTGAAGACAATTGAACAAAGTTCTAAGCACTTGCATAGTGCTGTCTATGAGGAACCTCTTGCCATGCTGTTTCCTGAGGACCTCTCAACATCTTCTGGCTTTGACAGCAGTGCACCAGCTACTCTGACCTCTCAAAGCTCATTGGAAAAG GAATGCAGTCTTAGTGACAGCAGCCAGCACGACTTCTCCTCGCTTCTGACTGCCGAGGATGTCACACACGTGTCATGTCACAGTTCTTTCCTTCAACTCCACCAGTGCACTGAGCTGCCAGCTGAGCTGGGTGGGGAGCCGTGCTTGCAGACCTCCTTCCCTGGATCTGG AAGAAATTGGTTTGTGGGAAATCAATTCCAGTCTTCAGTGCTCCAGAGTCCAGATAATAATTCTCAGCCTCTCACCAGTTACTCTGTGTGGGAAGAG GGCTGCAGTTCTGACAAGGAGGtgaagagctgctggcagcaagCAGAGAAATACTGCCTGCAGAGGTGCTTCATTGTCTGGTCAGCTCGAACTCGGCATCATGTTAAGGCCCAGCAGTACTGCAGGCGCATTCGGCTGGCTCG AGCCTTTCTCAGCTGGCACCATTGGGTCATGGAGAATAAGAaccaaaaagcagcagcagccctaaAACATGGAGTTCATTGCTGCCAGATGGCTTTCAACCTGTGGAAAAGGAGACTGGCCCAGAAAGTGGAAGTTGACCGGAGATTCAGGTGTCATGTTCACCAGATGACTGCTGATGCTCTGTGGCGTTGGCATTCCTGCTGGCAAA GGAAGCATGCTCTGGAAGAACTGCAGCAGCAATGGGCTTGGCACAACTGCCAAGAGAAGAAGAGGCTGGTCCTGCAGACATGGTATGACCAAACAAAGAAGCAGAAATATGCTGTTTTATTCTGGGAGTGTCTTCTCCTGCACAG GTGCCTTGTCACTTGGGCCCAAGTCACTGCATGTAAACTGAGGCAGCATGAAGCCCTCTCTTATTTTAAAAGAGTCAGAGAGCACCGTCTCCTGGTTGTGAGCTTTATTAAATGGAGGGACAAACTCTGGAGAGCTGAACAAGTGCCAGGAGGGAGAAACCACAAGTGGCAGGAGCCCTCTCCAGGTAAAGCCTGTCACCGCTGGCGAGTGGCTACAAGAGGACAGCAAGCCCTGCACCTGGGATCTGTGGCTACTGTCAAACAA GCCTGCAACTTCTGGACCAGAGCAGCTGCCTTTTCCCAGTGCTTACGGCAGCGCAGTACCCCCATAGGTGTTAGGAAAAGCAGGAAGATGTCTCTCTCTTGGCCCACAA AAAGCAGAAGAGGCAGAGAAGATTCAGCACCAAGTGGACTTTTTCCCAGTGCCATTCAGCACTGGCTGGTGATCTACAGGAGCCAAAAAAGGGATGAAAGGTTGCTGGAGAGACCTGATGTGGTAGCACCCTCTCGTGCACATGCAGGGATCCAGGAGAACACAGCAGAGTTGGACTTGGAGGAGTGGGCTAAGAAGTGGCTTGG GAGGAAATATCTGAAGTGGTGGCATCACACAGTGGTACTGCGCCAGTGCCTGCATGATAGGAAACTGCTCTGTCTGGCAAGGGGATGGCATCAGTGGAGGGAAGCCAGCAGGGTGGTGATACTGGCTCAGGTGCTG GACCAGCAGCGGCTGATAGAAAATGCCTGGAGGGTGTGGAGACGAAGCTACTTGCAAAGCTGTGTGGTGCAGAAGCTTTTGGAGGAGGAAGCCAGGAGCCTCCTGTCTCAG GCCTTTGGAAGGTGGTGGCAGCTCACAGCATTCCAGTGTAAGGACAAAGGATCCTGCTGA